The window GTTtagtccaatcattgcatttggtccaaagcaatgattggttgtgtttattacagttcTGCGACAGCCACTGATATtggattattttatttttttacagtcagaccatttgatttattgattgctatcaggatgtcaagtttatttcagcaaatatgacacAAAGTGCTTCTCAAAAACATTACCTACCTTGCCTTAAAGAagtagtttatttatttattgtaatgtacaaaagtcATGTTGACGTCTAAGCAAATCTTCAAGGATAGCACTACTATTATACTACTGTACTGCAAACACATTACAATCTGTGCTGTTATTGCACACTTTATAACACCCTATGCTCCAGAGTTATTTATCATGATGAGATCAAAGAAAATACAAAGAAAATTAGGTTAAGGGTTACTGATGTCTTACTAAGGCATATCATGGCTTAGTTTCTCCTATCGTATTAAGTGgtgtacagccacacacagaggAATATGCAAATAATCTAAAGGGTGTATTTTTCTTGGTTTTAGATGTGTTATTAAATTGTATTGATTTTATCAACATCCAGACAAATAAATATTTGCACATTCCATAGAATGTCTGTCAGTATCTCATAAGGCACCTGGGGTAGCCCAGCATGTGGCATACCCTGTGTGAAGTGACCATTGTAACCTGTTATATTGGTTGACTGAAATGCATCTAATTTATTTAATCACCAtggtttattattttattgattGTTTTAATAAACAAAAGTGGACTGGAGCAGAAAGAGGATCGACTGGAGCCGAAAGAGGATGTAGGGATCTATTAATTGGAGACAAAACAGTAAGGCAAGtggaggtcagatggctgagcggttagggaatcaggctagttataagaaggttgccagttgagATACAGTTTTTCAAGGGGAACCAGCAGATGAGGCAAACTGGACATAAAACAGCAATTGTGAACAAACTGATTCACACAGGGACAGAGTAATAATTTCTTCCCTTACAACAACACAGCCTACAAAAGCATTTACAATGACAATGTTTTACAGacgttttacatttacaaatgTTTCCCAAATAAGTGCTTTGTGGACTATAGTCATCCACCCCTGAAACAGCACTGCTTAATGCTGTAATTAGGCCCCCTAGTGttttctgtctgcctgcaggtgtgtctctgtgtgcatttCAGTCCTTattttgtctctctccagttcTTGAGGCCAAGTTAACCGAATAAGACATTTCCAGTTGATGTCCACTTTCATTTGTTTCTTGTTTTTACCTGTGCATGAAGTGCTCTGCGATTACTGCACTATTCATTTTGTGAATAATACCTTGttaatgtgttttgtttgtttcatgttttgaaCAGTAGGCCTATAGACTTTGTGGATTAGCCTACTGCACGTATTGTTTTGTAGAACAAATTAGGCCTAAAATGGTTCTGAAATGAAATTATTTTGGGGTCGTCACTTAATGACCTATTACAAATGTGGGTCCTGTAAAAATAATGGACGCGTGACAGCTCCTCAAAAGTGAAGCCAAAACATCGCAATCGCCCCTTGGTGGCTGGTGGGACCTCGATACCGCGGCTCCACCACCGAGTAGCATGTACTCTGGCTCCAAATGACATCCCAAGCGCAAGATGGCAGCACCCGTATCTGGGATATTTTGGCTTCATTTTTGTGCAGTGGGAGGAAGCGGAGACGCCTCGTCCATTCTTTTTAAAGTCTATGGGTTTATTATCTGACCAGTTGAAAACCTCTGTCCTAGAGAACAATAAATAAGCAGGCCCACATTTGGTTAAAAAAACCTGTGTAGGCCTGGTTGGTTGCCAAACCTCACAATTTGAACCTAaaggtttttattattttatcagTTTTCTGAAATTAATCATTATGTTTCCATAGTAGTATTAAATTATCTTGTTAATATTCTTGTATCTTTGGGAAAGAAAGATTAGCTACTTTTCAAGTTCAACTTGTTTATGTTAATACGGAAGAAATCAACCGGAAATTAGAATCTTTTACTGGCGTCTCCCGTCCTACATGTTGTTCACAACATGGCGCCGTTAGATTTAGATAAATATGTGGAGATTGCAAGACAGTGCAAATATTTACCAGAAAACGACTTAAAGGTTAGTTTTAATGAGTGAACATATTGTTATTAAATTTATTGAACAATATTTGAAGCAAATAATAGTTGTGCTAAAAGTAGCTAGGTCTTTCAGGAGCTAACAGTTGAAGGAAACATTACAGACAAGGCAGGGTAGCCATTAGCTATTAGCAAGCTAACTAGCTTTTTAGGCTAGTTAGAGCAGCTATTTTAGTGAGTCTATCTTGAATTGAACTAGCCTTGCAGAATATCTACCAACTAACGAGCAAGGTAGCTAATTAAACGTTAGTATTTGCTGAGGGCAATTATTGACATCAAGTCAATGGTGAATACGGACTACTGTTGCTCTTTAAATCAGTCATATCCAGTGCATAGCAAACTCTGTTGATTGATTTAACAAAAACTTACTGTACACAAACTTGCCTATCAGTAGTTTTGTAAGATTAACTTTCAAACGATTTTGTAAATTGACTTCATGTTCCTAATGTTGCAGAGATTATGTGACTATGTGTGTGACTTGCTACTAGAGGAATCAAATGTTCAACCAGTCACCACTCCTGTCACTGTTTGTGGAGACATCCATGGTCAGGTAAGATGTCGTTCGAATTGTTTGCGTTATTTTACTCGTTTAGCTCCATCTCTTACACGTAATTTTTGGAAGATTTCGCACTTCCACCACCGAATACGTTTATAGTGTCATTGGGTTTTTAGCATTCTGACATGTGATGCATGCATCTGTAAAAACACTTTACTTTCTGCTTATTGTTCTCAGTTTTATGACCTATGTGAGCTCTTCAGAACTGGTGGACAAGTTCCAGACACAAATTACATTTTCATGGTGAGTTAAAAAATTGGTTATAATATAGATATATTATAATAGATTTGTTTGTAATACACTGTAGGCAGCCTTTAATTATATTGGATTGTTTCACTGCCATATATGCCTTATATTTTATTCAATATAAAGTGTTACATTTCTCTGCTTATCTGATTGTGCCGCAGTTGACTGAAATAAATCATATGTATGTTAATTTATCTTCCCCAGGGAGACTTTGTTGATAGAGGATACTACAGCTTGGAAACATTTACACATCTGCTAGCCTTAAAAGCGAAGTGGCCAGATCGCATCACACTTCTGAGAGGGAATCATGAAAGCAGACAGATTACACAAGTGTATGGTTTTTATGGTAATAATACAATATTTTCCAAATACAATGAATATGTATTAGTTACTTTTAATTTACCCCTCCAAAAGCTTGAATGGTTAAAACATATCAGTTGTCATTGTACTGATGAGAACTGTACATAGATTTCCATTCATTAACCCTAGATCATTCAACTTTGCCCAGTGTCATGTACAGTGTACATGTGCTATTACAGTATGTGTTTTTCATTTGATGAACATGTTTACTACAAGTACATGGATTTGTGAATTTCTTGCAGCATATTTATCCTAAAAATAGAGGGAACATTTAAATTACAGCTTAACAAAATAAATTGTACTCTGGGGATGGTTTGAACTTTCAAAACTTGTGATATAGTTAGTATGAATGTTTATATTTGTTTCAATTTTCCAGATGAGTGCCAAACTAAATATGGAAATGCCAATGCATGGAGATACTGCACAAAAGTGTTTGACATGCTAACTGTTGCTGCTGTGAGTAAAACCAATTATTTACTTTCCCAGAAACTCTTACATtatcttttttttatatacttAATTTAACTACTGACTGTACACCCACTTAAGGTTTTAAAAATGGGTAATTAACTTGAGCTTGTATTCACAGTTGATCGATGAGCAGGTACTCTGTGTGCACGGCGGCCTTTCGCCCGACATCAAGACCCTGGACCAGATCCGCACTATTGAGCGCAACCAAGAAATCCCCCACAAAGGGGCCTTCTGTGACCTTGTGTGGTCAGACCCAGAGGATGTTGACACCTGGGCTATCAGTCCACGAGGTGCAGGATGGCTTTTTGGTGCCAAGGTTACTAATGAGGTAAACGCCATGAATTTGACTGTTTTTCCAATTTTAAGGAACAATTACATTTGGGCCTCTGTCCCTTTTTTAAAATGTGTTCAAATCCTTGTATCCAAAATAGATTTAAGACATTCCTTGGGATTGTCAGAGGCACTCAATTATAGCTCTGATTTTTTTCCCAGTTTGTTCACATCAACAATCTGAAGCTGATTTGTCGTGCACATCAGCTGGTCCACGAGGGTTACAAGTTCATGTTTGATGAGAAGCTGGTGACTGTGTGGTCGGCACCCAACTACTGCTACCGCTGTGGAAACATAGCATCAATCATGGTCTTCAAGGATGTGAATACACGAGAGCCCAAGCTTTTCCGTGCTGTTCCAGACTCGGAGCGGGTTATTCCACCCCGAACAACAACACCTTACTTCCTGTAGTTTTAAGATATTTTTTCCCCCAGAAGGTGTTCCCTGCCCCCCACGACCAACTAACATGGTATTTGCTCCATCCAGTTTAAATCTAAACAGTCGTATCCCAGAACCTTTCAGTTGCAGATTTCCAGCGAGTTTTGTAAGTGGGAACGTGTTGTGAGTCATATCTGATGTTCTGGAGAAATCTTAACTTTGTCTTTGGTAAATCTGTTTATACCTATATATTCATACATGGAATGAGTGTTTTAGTTGACTGGATCTCTCTTTGATCATGCCTGTTTCCTCCTCCAAATTGTATTTATAGTTCTTTAGAAATTTCTATAACATacttattaaaaaaatatccaGTATGCCTGAatctcatttaaaaaaaaaatctgaatggGTTTTCACAAAtttaggaaaaaaaagaagttttTGGTCATTTTCTGTTCCCATGTCAAAATACCACCATATACAAAATGACAAAAATGCATCACTTTGTGAATGGTTGTGCATCCGGTATACCACTTAAGATTTTTTTTGTAGTGCAATTCAGTTCTTAATAATAGATCCAGTAAATGTTGGCCTTGTACGTAGGAAAAGCATAGTAACATCTAGaaacaaatgttttttgttgctggcaataaaatattattttattttaacttatCTGTGGAGAATTGCACTCCAACATCCATTGTTCCACTTGTAATAACGAAAGTGAAGTTTTACTCTATCCCGTTTCTTTTTATTTCAATATTAAAAGGAAAACATTTGAGGGGCAGGGCACAGTTTTTGGCATGTGGGTTGTAAAGGTTTTATACACAATTTTATGTCTTAGTTATCCTTATCTTATTGTTTTAGACTGCCAATTACTTACcaattgaaaataaaatactttAAACTCAAGGTGCCTTTTAATTTGTATTATGTTAATAGGTATATCCTGACACATTGATTTGTTTGTGGTAACCCAGATTTGTTTGTCTGTGGTAACCCTGTGTAATTAAGAcctgtggagagggaggagctcaAATAAGAAATCCACTAAGCTACAAACCAGCTGCTTTGTTGTGATTATTAACTTGGAGTGAGCATTATGTGGAGTCTCCACGTAATGCTGAAGAGGGTGTTGTAACACAGTCAGTTTCAACACTGCTTTTATGCTGAGTTTgtaataaatcaacaaaagttGGGACACCGAAGGAATTGTTATTTAATCAATTTATACAGTTTAAGTCACTTCCATTGCTGCACGACATTTGTAAATTGCGAACCCATTacccattattattttgtatttgtaaAACGTAAAAAAcattctgttttgtttggtgaccCTAACTTTTTGTTCTGTTCACATGAGCAGATCAAGAAGTAGCAAGCTCAACACTCCTGTACGTTGCATGGATGAAAGCATCCACCAAATAAAAAAGGTGGCTGTTGAAACGAGCCACAACAGATATAGGACAGAACACTATTCCTACCACTTTAGCCTCCTTGGTCGGTTTCTTGAGGCATGGATATAGTGATCCACAAAAGGGCATACAACAATGttatatatgttatataatGCATACTACATCCCAGGTactgtgcactatctatagttccaGGAAAGTATGTTTGTGCTTCAGACCGACATCTGCACTGTGCAGTCGTTTCACAAAATCCCCCACTGCACCTTTAAGGACTCCGGTGCTGTatgacctttattttgaaattcGAATCCAGCTGCAGCAAGGTATGCTGGACTCGCTCTCGCGGCTACCCTGCGACTGGATGCTGTTGTGACCTAGTGTAGTAGTAGCTGCGAGATGCAGCAGTTGTATCAAGCTAATCAGAGAAGTGAGCGACATCTGCATTCCCATTGATTAAAAGCGGGACTTTATCCCCAGATTGACAGCCGAACAGTTGCATATAGCAGGACTGTCACCCAGTAAATCGAAAAAGTCGGTAGCTAGCCTTGACGGAAATGCTGGAGAAACTAAGCattggctagcaagctagctaacatTTTCGACTAGCTAGAGGATAAGGGTCGTCGCAGCAGGGCATCATTAAacagctgtgttgtgtgttagcTGGGGAACTATTCTGGTAAGATTGATTGCTGCCTATATAGCTATAACGTTAACTGGATGAATGTCTTAAGCATGTAACTAGCTGCGTCTAAAAACCGATACTAGAAACTAGTGTTAAGCGCCACACAATGGAATTGTGTTGAGTCGGGCATGCTAGCCTAGACAAGCCAGACATTGATGATGTGCACAACCCGCTTGGAGCATCTTCTGGCTGTGGACCTGCTAGATTATTGCAACGATGTGGAACATATCCACTTGAATTAACATATGCAATTTGAACCAGCCTACATTTGACATAACTAATATACCTTT of the Osmerus eperlanus chromosome 14, fOsmEpe2.1, whole genome shotgun sequence genome contains:
- the LOC134033575 gene encoding serine/threonine-protein phosphatase 6 catalytic subunit; protein product: MAPLDLDKYVEIARQCKYLPENDLKRLCDYVCDLLLEESNVQPVTTPVTVCGDIHGQFYDLCELFRTGGQVPDTNYIFMGDFVDRGYYSLETFTHLLALKAKWPDRITLLRGNHESRQITQVYGFYDECQTKYGNANAWRYCTKVFDMLTVAALIDEQVLCVHGGLSPDIKTLDQIRTIERNQEIPHKGAFCDLVWSDPEDVDTWAISPRGAGWLFGAKVTNEFVHINNLKLICRAHQLVHEGYKFMFDEKLVTVWSAPNYCYRCGNIASIMVFKDVNTREPKLFRAVPDSERVIPPRTTTPYFL